GAACGCTTCCCGCAGAGCCGGCCCCGAGACGCCGCCATAGACATCGCCGATGTTCAGCTCGTAGTAGCAGGAGTTCTCGCTGGTCGGCTTAAGCCGCGGTGTCAGGCCAATGCCCGTCTCGTTATAGATTCCGATGAGTACAGGGGCAAGCTGTTCCCGAGGCAGTGCGAAATGGATGTGAAACATATTCGAGACCGGAACCTCCGGCAGCGTGGATACCTTATGGCAGCTGTTGAATAAGGCCGCCAGCTCCTTGGCCTGCTCATAGTATTGTGACATCCTGCTAATACGCTGCCGGTAATAATACCGGGCCGGGACAATATAGGGATAGAGACTGATCAGGTCGCCCCCGTGGCGGCGCTTCCAGATCTTCGACTCCTCCGTGAACTCCCGGCTCCCGGCTAAGATCGCTCCGGCAATCCCGCCGATGCCCTTGTACAGGGAGACATACACGCTATCGAACAGCGCGCAGACCTCGGCCGCCGTCTTGCCGTAGTAAGGCAGCACCTCGAACAGCCGCGCTCCGTCCAGATGGAGCTTGATTCCCTGCTCCCGGCAATACGCCGACATCGCTTCCAGCTCCGCATACTCCGGCAGCTGTCCGCCGATCTCCCGCTGCGGCAGCTCCAGCAGCAGACAGGCGATTCCAGGCCCCATACCCTGCACATCCTCCAGGGTAATCAGGCGGTCTGCACTGCCCAGCAGCAGCGGCTCCAGATGATGCAGCTCCTTCAGGCCGTCCTGCTCATGAATCTCCAGATGGCATAGCGGATGATAAGCGACCCTTTTGCTCCCCTCACGGTCACTCCAGATCCGCAGGGCAATCTGCTGGGCCATCGTGCCGCTGGGGAAGAACACGCTGCATCCTTTACCCAGCACCTCTGCCATCTCCGCCTGGAACTCCTCAATCACCGTACCTGTCCCGTACATGTCCGCAGCAAGGCTGTCCTCTACACTGGCCAGCGCTTTTTTGAGTA
The window above is part of the Paenibacillus sp. FSL H8-0048 genome. Proteins encoded here:
- a CDS encoding threonine aldolase family protein: MNEENALMEAFGRTQVQLAGHGGRDAAVLKKALASVEDSLAADMYGTGTVIEEFQAEMAEVLGKGCSVFFPSGTMAQQIALRIWSDREGSKRVAYHPLCHLEIHEQDGLKELHHLEPLLLGSADRLITLEDVQGMGPGIACLLLELPQREIGGQLPEYAELEAMSAYCREQGIKLHLDGARLFEVLPYYGKTAAEVCALFDSVYVSLYKGIGGIAGAILAGSREFTEESKIWKRRHGGDLISLYPYIVPARYYYRQRISRMSQYYEQAKELAALFNSCHKVSTLPEVPVSNMFHIHFALPREQLAPVLIGIYNETGIGLTPRLKPTSENSCYYELNIGDVYGGVSGPALREAFRLLDERLKQL